In Acidiferrobacteraceae bacterium, a genomic segment contains:
- a CDS encoding DMT family transporter: protein MSVSAAYLGVVLIWATTPLAIQWSSEGGGFAFGVTGRMVLAAVLMFVVLRALRIPFPWHREARRVYLVSASGIFGALFATYWAAQYIPSGLISVLFATAPIVTSVFAALWLDERGLTTLKVTGIATGIAGLALVFRSGLNLGPHAVLGILAMLFAVTVFSLSGVWVKRAGGDLHALAVNAGGLTLASLMFIVAWVLVDGHLPQRMPGRAIGSIVYLGVVGTAVGYSLYMYLLKKLPAATLALVTLLTPVFALWLGHVLNHETVAPVVWAGTALVLLGLMMHQWQEWRAVPAG, encoded by the coding sequence ATGTCCGTATCCGCAGCGTACCTGGGAGTTGTTCTGATCTGGGCGACCACACCTCTTGCGATCCAGTGGAGCAGTGAAGGTGGTGGATTTGCATTCGGTGTTACCGGCCGCATGGTTCTGGCGGCGGTTCTGATGTTTGTTGTGTTGCGTGCGCTGCGGATTCCGTTCCCCTGGCACCGTGAGGCGCGTCGGGTCTATCTCGTATCGGCAAGCGGAATTTTCGGGGCGCTGTTTGCCACCTACTGGGCGGCGCAATACATTCCTTCGGGACTGATCTCGGTACTGTTCGCTACGGCACCAATCGTCACCAGTGTCTTTGCGGCCCTGTGGCTGGACGAACGAGGCCTTACAACCCTGAAGGTGACCGGGATCGCCACCGGCATCGCCGGCCTTGCGCTGGTCTTCCGTTCGGGGCTGAACCTTGGTCCCCATGCGGTCCTCGGAATCCTGGCCATGTTGTTCGCTGTCACTGTGTTCTCGCTCAGCGGGGTCTGGGTCAAGCGAGCGGGCGGAGATCTGCATGCGTTGGCGGTCAATGCAGGAGGGCTGACCCTGGCCTCGCTGATGTTCATCGTGGCCTGGGTCCTTGTCGACGGTCACCTTCCACAGCGAATGCCCGGGCGTGCGATCGGGTCCATCGTCTATCTTGGCGTCGTCGGTACTGCCGTCGGGTATAGCCTCTATATGTACCTGCTCAAGAAGCTGCCGGCGGCGACTCTGGCTCTGGTGACCCTGCTGACGCCGGTGTTTGCCCTGTGGCTGGGTCACGTCCTGAATCACGAGACAGTTGCGCCAGTGGTGTGGGCCGGGACGGCGCTGGTTCTGCTGGGC